Part of the Candidatus Thermoplasmatota archaeon genome is shown below.
GCGTCGTCTTCCTCTTCTCTGTCCTATCATATATCAGAATATATAAGACAAATTATTTAAATACATTGGTTTTGAGAGATATTCCTGAAATTTTGTAACGTCTCATTTTTTCTGGCAAGGTGACTATGAATTTTTATCTATCAGAAAAACTTACGATTCAGCAGTAAAAACTACCACGTTACGATTTTGTAGGAATATCAGTCGATAGTAGCTTTTAATATATGCAAATCTATTATTATTCATGTTGTCACTTGATGAAGGGAAAAAAGCTGTGAAATATGCAAGGGCAGTAATTGAAAACCATGTTGGGGGGCAAAATATCCAGAATTTTGACTTTGGAGAAAATTTTTACAAAAAAATGGGGGCATTTGTAACGATAAATACATACCCTGGCAAAATGCTGAGGGGCTGTGTCGGAATACCCGGGCCGGTCATGCCTTTGGAAGATGCAATAAAGGAGGCTGCTGTATCGGCAACACATGACCCCAGATTTCCGCAGTTGGAGGAAAAAGAGCTGGATAGCATTGTGGTGGAAGTTACGATATTAACGCCTCCAGAAATCATAGCTGTTGATGATGCCAGTGAATACCCGAAACACATAAAGATCAGAAGGGATGGGCTGATAGCAGAGAGAGGCATATGGCGTGGTTTGTTGCTGCCCCAGGTTCCTGTGGAATATGGTTGGAGCGCGGAAGAATTTCTGGCACATACGTGCATGAAGGCGGGGCTGCCGCCGGATGCCTGGCAGGATGAAACCACTAAGATATATAAATTCGGGGGAGAAGTTTTTTCAGAAATAGAGCCGCATGGGGAGATTGAGAAAGTCAAATTGGAAAATGAATAGTTACGAGGACGTATTAAATGGCAAAAAGGAATGCAGTTATCTCATTTGCAAAAAAATTCCAGTGGATTTTGGTACAGGCAACAAAGATGAAAAATTATGGAAGGAACATGATGCAGCTCTTGATAGAACGCCGGAAAAAAATGTTAGGTTTTCATTGCTGGACTTGAAGATAAAAATTGCTGGGAGAATATTCAGTAAATGCCATTTCTGCGAACACGACTGTATGGTGGATAGAAGAAAAGAAAGGGGGAAATGCGGTGTTGGAAAAGCAAGCATCGCATCAGAATTTTTACATTATGGGGAAGAGCGGATGTTAATACCTTCCCATACAATATTCTTTTCAGGTTGCCCCTTTCATTGCGTGTTTTGCCAGAACTGGGGTATATCCCAACGCCAGTCAGGCATTTACATTGAACCAGAAAGGCTGGCATATCTGATAGGAGATAGGAAAGGAAAAAATGTGAACTGGGTCGGGGGCGAGCCAACCCCAAATTTGCCTTACATACTGGAAACATTGAAGGAATGCGAACTTAATATGCCCCAGATATGGAATTCCAACATGTACTGCAGCATTGAAACGATGAAATTGCTTGATGGAGTGATGGATGTATACCTCACCGACTTCAAATATGGAAATGATAAATGCGCGGAAAG
Proteins encoded:
- a CDS encoding radical SAM protein, producing MNSYEDVLNGKKECSYLICKKIPVDFGTGNKDEKLWKEHDAALDRTPEKNVRFSLLDLKIKIAGRIFSKCHFCEHDCMVDRRKERGKCGVGKASIASEFLHYGEERMLIPSHTIFFSGCPFHCVFCQNWGISQRQSGIYIEPERLAYLIGDRKGKNVNWVGGEPTPNLPYILETLKECELNMPQIWNSNMYCSIETMKLLDGVMDVYLTDFKYGNDKCAERLSKIKNYWEVITRNHLMAYDQGDVIVRHLVMPNHIECCSFAILKWIAGNIPHAIVNIMDQYRPEYMANQHSEIARRITVEEYEKVCKYGKKLGLRMINPV
- a CDS encoding TIGR00296 family protein, producing the protein MLSLDEGKKAVKYARAVIENHVGGQNIQNFDFGENFYKKMGAFVTINTYPGKMLRGCVGIPGPVMPLEDAIKEAAVSATHDPRFPQLEEKELDSIVVEVTILTPPEIIAVDDASEYPKHIKIRRDGLIAERGIWRGLLLPQVPVEYGWSAEEFLAHTCMKAGLPPDAWQDETTKIYKFGGEVFSEIEPHGEIEKVKLENE